Genomic window (Gemmatimonadota bacterium):
AAGCTAGATGGGGGGAGCGAGGGGCGCGAGGGCGCGGTTGCTGGGCCCGGGGAGAGGGCGACACGGCGACACGGAGACGTGGGAATCTGGCGACGCTGCGATGATCGGCCTGATCGAGCGAACCTGCGAGGCTCAGCGGCTCGAGCCGGCGGGCAGCGTCAGCACCTGCCCCGCCAGGATGCGCGATGTCGCCAGGCCGTTGTACTCCTTGATCTGCTCGACCGTGAGACCGTGCCGCCGGGCAATGCTCCAGAGGGTTTCACCCCGGCGCACCTGGTGCGTGGCCGTGTCCCTGCCATTCGCCAGGCTGCCGGCCTGCGGACTCGCACCCTGCGCCAGGCGGCGGGACGCGGCGGTGCCGCGCCGCGCCTGAACGTAGTGCTCGTAGCGCGAGGGAAAGACCGCCACATGGTAGTGCGGCGGGTGACGCTCCCGCGTCGCTTCAAGCACGCCCCTGTCCTCGAGGTGAAGCAGGGTATCCTCCAGCCAGCGGCGGCACCACCGATTTCCGCTCTGGCGCAGATCCAGGGCCATGCCCGTGGGGTGCACGGACTGGTCCGAGGCGTTGCGCGGCTGGCGCGCAATCGGCCGCACCAGACTCGTGACCACCAGCTTCTCGCCGCACGCCGCGTAGTACTGCCGGGACAGCCGCTCGACGAACAGCCTCGCTTCGGGGCGAGCATACGGGAAGGAGACTCGCGCCAGCTCGTAATACGCATTGCCTGCCAAGGGGACGAGCAACCCCAGCCGCACGAACTTCTTCACCTGACGCGTGCTCAGCAGGTAGGTGAAATCGTGCCGCCCGGCGGCCCGGTTCTGCCGCTCGAGCGACGCCTTCGATCCGCGCAGGCTCTGCGCCCACGCCGGTGGGGGCCCCAGGGCGGTAATGAAAAGAAAGGCCAGGAACGCGGCGGTCGCTCGAAGCATCATCACTTCTGGAACGCGGTTCGGGTAAGAACAACCCTTTAGCGACAGGGCGCCGGGTGAAGAACGCCGCAGCGCGCCGCCAGGGAATGACTAGCCAGGCTCTAAAAAGTGTCAAAATCCGGCGGACACGTCAAGGGGCGGCCTGCGCGCCTGCGCGCCTGCGCGCCAGTGCTGGTATTTGCGTAGAGTAGAGCTTCGACGAATGAACGTCGCCTCCCTGGGCGCCCAGCCCCAGCAGGGTAGCCCGCCCGGGCTGCGTCTATTGACCGGGCCGCCCCTGGACGTACCTTGCACCTCACGCGCCGGCGCCCGGTGTCACAGCGACTGGCGCCCGGCGTCGCCTATTGCGCAACGGCTGACAAGACGCGGAGGCAGCGTGTTCCACCCCGCGACGTGGTGCGTTTGTGTGTCCATCACCGCGGAACCCGTCTCGACCCCCCAACCAGGAGAGGTTGTATGCGCATCCGCAGCTTTGGACCGCCTGCCCTCGGCGCCCTGACCGCGCTTGCGTTCCTTGGAGCGACGCGGCTCGTACCGACACCCGCAGCCAACCGGAGCGAGGCCGCCGCGGCCGCCATGGTCACGATAACCGCCAAGGATTTCGAGTACGAGATGCCGGACGAGGTCCAGGCGGGGGCAGTGACGTTCCGGCTGGTGAGCGAGGGCCAGGAGCTTCACCACGTGCAGATCCTGCAGCTCCAGCAGGGAAAGACCCTCGAGGACTTCGGCAAGGCAATGGCCGCGGCGATGTCGCCGGGAAGCAGCGGCCCGCTGTTTCCCGCCTGGGTCAAGCTCCTGGGCGGGCCAAACGTTCCGCCGGCGGGCGGGAGCGCGGAGGCCACGGCGATCCTCCGCCCGGGGAGGTACGTGGTGCTGTGCCTGATCCCCTCGCCCGATGGGGAGCTGCACGTGGCCAAGGGCATGGCCAAGGAGATCACGGTGGTGGGGCGGCAGCAGGAGACCCAGTTGCCGGCCGCGGACATTGCCGTCATGCTCAACGACCACGACTTCGAGCTGTCGAAGGCGCTGACTGCCGGACGCCACACGCTGCGCGTGCGCAACTATGCGGCGCAGCCGCACGAGCTGGTACTGGTGAAGCTCGAGCCGGGCAAGACAGCGGAGGACTTTGTCGCCTGGGGCGAGAAGCCCGAAGGCCCGCCGCCCGGCATGTTCCTGGGCGGGACATCCCTGCTGAGCAAGAGCACGGCAAACAACATGGTGGTGGACTTGAGTTCCGGGAACTACGCGCTGCTCCGCTTTGTCCCGGATGTGAAGGACCGGAAACCGCACTTCGCCCACGGAATGGTGAAGTCGTTCACGATCTGACGGGAACTCCGCTCAGCGCGCGCCGGTTTCTTCAATGCAATGACCTTTGACGGCAGATGCTGGGAAGGGCCGCGGATTGGCTCGAGCGGCGCGAGCTAACAGCGTTTCGGGTTGGCGGGATGCAGGCAGGCAGACGATTGCCCTGGCCGCCGCGCTGCTCGCTCTCGCCGCCTTTGCCCGGCCGGCCCGCGCCCAGGGGTGCGCGGATGGCGACGCCATCTTCCCGGACTGCCGTCCCTTCCGGGAGCGCCTGGCGGACCCCAGCACGCCGCGCATTGCGGTGGGGGCGATCGTCACCAACCTCTTCGAGGGGCCCCTCAGCGGCCGCTCGATTCCGCCAATTCCGGACGCGCAGCGCGACGTCCAGGGTATCGCGGCCCTGGGCACAACCCTGTCGCTCGTCCGCCTTGCCTCCTGGCCCGAGGGTGGCGGCGTGCTCGGACTCGAGGGCGGCGTCATCGAGCGGTTCCGCCTCGAGTTGCCCACGAATGACGCAGTCGCCGCGGACTGGAGAGTAGCGCTGCGCCTGGACGCGCGCCGGGGTCCCTACTCGCTGCGGGCCAGCGTGGCGCACCGCAGCGCGCACCTCGGGGACGAGCTGATCGAGAGCACGGGCATCCGGCGGCTGCGCGTCACGGGCGAGGCCTTCGAGCTGCTGCTCGCCCGGGCGGTCGGCCCCGCCCGCGTGTATGCCGGCGGCTCCCGCACCCTGCGCAGCACCTATCCTGGCGGCACCGGCGCCGTGCGGGCCGGCGCAGACTTCTCCTGGCCGGTTGCCGGCCCGCTGACCATGGTAGCCGGCGCCGAGTGGGAGCGCGCAGCGCTTGCGGGAGAAGACAACCGGCTTTCGGCCGTGGCCGGGGTGGTGCTGCACGGGCGGGCGGGGCGGGCTACTCTGGCCGCGCGCTATTTCGACGGGCCATCTGCGTTGGGCGAATTCTTTGCTGACCAGGAGCGCTACTGGGGTTTCGAACTGGTCCTGGATCCCCGCTCCTGATGCCGCACCGCCGCATGCCGCAGCCAGACTGGCTCGCCGCCGAGATCGAGTTGTTCGAGCAGCTCCGCTCGCCGGAAGACGTGCAGGGTTTCCTGGATTCCATCCCTTACAACGAGGAGATCACCTGCCGCTCGCCGCGCCGGGTGATGCGGGAGCGCAAAGCAAACTGCACGGAGGGGGCGTTTTTCGCCGCGGCCGCGCTCGAGCACCTGGGGCAGCCGCCGCGGGTTGTCAACCTCAGGGCCGTGCGCGACGACGATCACCTGATTGCCCTGTTCCGCCGCCGCGGCCGGCTGGGCGCGGTTGCCAAGTCGAACTACACGGGGCTGCGCTACCGCTCGCCGGTCTACCACAACTTGCGCGAGCTGGTGCTCTCCTACTTCGACCACTACTACAACCCTGCCGGCGAGCTCACACTGCGGGCTTACGCCCGCCCGCTCGACCTGCGCACGCGCCGCTTCGGCCAGTGGCGCACGAGCGAGGAAGATCTGGACGACCTCGCAGACCACTTCGACCGGCTGCCCGCGACAGTTATCGTGAGCGCTGCGGAGGCCCGGCGGCTCCGGCCGGTGGACGGCCGCCTCATGGCCGCCGGCCTGCTGGGCGCCCGAGAGGAGGGCCTCTACCAGGGGCCAATGCGCCCATCGCCCCGTGCCGCGCGGGCGGGCTAGCTGGGCGACCCCAAATATGGCGGCCCCGGCGCCTGGGCACGTTCGGGAACCCGACCACTCAGTCGCGGTTGACGGCAGCGGGCTGCCTTACGATCATGCGGGGTCAGATCCCCTGGACCCCGCGTGTGGGCCGGCATCTGCTTTTCGGCCGACTTCAGTCGGCCGAGCTGCCGGTGCGGAAGAGCGGGAGCGGGCACGGGCACGGGCATGGCCCGGAAATGGGGGAGCCCGAATCAGCAGGAGGCAAATGCTTATGCGTCTCTACCCCGTAGCTGGAAACGGGGCTGGCATCGGGCGTAGCGCGGCCCTGCGCGCAGCGGCTGCGTTGCTGCTGGCCGGCTGTACTGCCGGGGAGGCGGAATTGCCGCGCCTGGCGGGGCTGCGGGAGATCCCCTCGCCTGCCGGACCTGGTGCCGCCGAGCCCAACCTGACAGCGGACGCGGCCGGCCGCGTCTACCTGAGCTGGCTCGAGCCCGAGGATACCGCGGCCGCCGCCGCGGCCGCAGCATCGACCCGGCGCGGCGCCTTCGCCCTGCGGCTCGCGGTCTTGCAGAAGGGCGCATGGTCGGCGGTACGCACCATCGCGCGGGGCGAGAACTTCTTTGTGAACTGGGCCGACTTCCCGTCCGTGGTCCCGCTGCCGGACGGCTCGCTGGCCGCGCACTGGCTGGCGCGCAGCGGGACCGGCACCTACGCCTACGACGTGCATATCGCCCGCTCCACGGATGGCGGCGCGAGCTGGGGCCCGGCCCTGATCCCCCACCGGGACGGCACGGCCAGCGAGCACGGCTTCGTTTCCCTCTTCCCCTGGGACGGCCGGGGTACTCTGGGTGCCGTGTGGCTGGACGGCCGGAACTTCGCGGCCAGCGGGGCGAGTCGGGCGCACTCCCCCGAAATGACGCTGCGCTTCACCTCGATTGGGCCAGCCGGCGAGCTGGGCGAGGAAATGCTGCTGGACG
Coding sequences:
- a CDS encoding LysM peptidoglycan-binding domain-containing protein; its protein translation is MMLRATAAFLAFLFITALGPPPAWAQSLRGSKASLERQNRAAGRHDFTYLLSTRQVKKFVRLGLLVPLAGNAYYELARVSFPYARPEARLFVERLSRQYYAACGEKLVVTSLVRPIARQPRNASDQSVHPTGMALDLRQSGNRWCRRWLEDTLLHLEDRGVLEATRERHPPHYHVAVFPSRYEHYVQARRGTAASRRLAQGASPQAGSLANGRDTATHQVRRGETLWSIARRHGLTVEQIKEYNGLATSRILAGQVLTLPAGSSR
- a CDS encoding DUF1207 domain-containing protein, with amino-acid sequence MARAARANSVSGWRDAGRQTIALAAALLALAAFARPARAQGCADGDAIFPDCRPFRERLADPSTPRIAVGAIVTNLFEGPLSGRSIPPIPDAQRDVQGIAALGTTLSLVRLASWPEGGGVLGLEGGVIERFRLELPTNDAVAADWRVALRLDARRGPYSLRASVAHRSAHLGDELIESTGIRRLRVTGEAFELLLARAVGPARVYAGGSRTLRSTYPGGTGAVRAGADFSWPVAGPLTMVAGAEWERAALAGEDNRLSAVAGVVLHGRAGRATLAARYFDGPSALGEFFADQERYWGFELVLDPRS
- a CDS encoding exo-alpha-sialidase, with amino-acid sequence MRLYPVAGNGAGIGRSAALRAAAALLLAGCTAGEAELPRLAGLREIPSPAGPGAAEPNLTADAAGRVYLSWLEPEDTAAAAAAAASTRRGAFALRLAVLQKGAWSAVRTIARGENFFVNWADFPSVVPLPDGSLAAHWLARSGTGTYAYDVHIARSTDGGASWGPALIPHRDGTASEHGFVSLFPWDGRGTLGAVWLDGRNFAASGASRAHSPEMTLRFTSIGPAGELGEEMLLDGRTCDCCQTAAALTADGPIVVYRGRSGQEVRDVWFTRFTNGAWSPPRLVHDDGWVIPACPVNGPAVSAAGRRVAVAWFTSAGERARVKVAFSADAGASFGKPVRVDSGEPAGRVDIELLGDGAALVSWLERGKTGAEVRVRRVSAGGRPGRTATIAASSAERASGFPRMARTGNQVVFAWTEPGRPAHVRVATARIADL